From Aspergillus luchuensis IFO 4308 DNA, chromosome 2, nearly complete sequence:
GTCCCAGGAGGCAAGCCCACAACGACAACTGTTCCTCTAGGTTGCACATACTGGGATCGGTAAGAAGGTAATTATATCAGGCGCTGCTTAGAAAAAGACTAACCTGAAGTGCTCCTTTGAGAAGTGATCCCGATCCCTCTATCAGTATTGCAGCGTCGGGCCCGTTGCCAATCATACCCTGGACTTCAGCCACCATATCGGCCGAAGAATTGTAGTCTATATAGTACTCGACACCAAGCTTCtgtttatatagattatcaccatcatcgcctgTAGATATGGCCAGAACTCGACAGCCACCGGCCTTAGCGTATTGACATGTCAATGTTGTTAGTCCACCTGGCGGTCCCGCAACAGCTTCATCGCGTTAGCTGTGGCCTATTAATCATAAGTATTCATGGAAAGACGTACCTACAAGGCTACCGGGCTGTGCACCACTCTCCTGTACCGCTCTGAAGCACGTTGTCCCGACGCAGATAATCTAATTAGGATATTAACGATCTCAAGGGTAATAGATGACGAGCCTGAGTTTACCGGAGCCACAACATCAAGAGGGACCTGTTTAGGGAGTCGCACGACATGGCATGCTTGGCTGATGCAGTATTCCCGAAAGGTACCATCAACTGAATATCCGGTCATCCGAGCGTGTGGGCATGAGACGTAATCTGATTGTTTATCTGCATCGCAGACACCACAGGTCCTATTGATCCACTAATCGAACGTCAGAAGCATACCATTCCAGCAGCAATGTTGGGTAGTACCTGTATACCGACATGATCACCAATCTTAATGTCCTTCACCTCGTTACCGGCCGCTACAACAATACCCGTACCTTCGTGACCATCTTACACCGGAAGTCAGTATAACGTGGGAAACCTTCAACAGCCGTGGACCTACACACCGACGCGATGTTTCTTTCTAGTGACATGATTTCCTAGAGTAGTCAGCGCCTGATGTCTTAGTCTGGGACTAGATGAGGTTAACCTCTCCACTGATGAAGGGCGGAGTGACAGAGCCCGGAGAACTTCAAGTTGACCAGTACTTCGTCCGGACCTGGGGATAAAGGGGGTTTGTTCCTGCATTCCCGACCTGATACATCAGCAGGCGAACAGAGCGACAAGTGTGCACAGAAAACTAAAGATCCTCACCAGTAGTAATGCGTGGCCGCCCGAACAGCTGAGGCTGTGGCATTGGCATTGTCTGAATCGGGGCCATTGCTGTTCCGATGTTTTCTTTGTCGAAGTATTAGGAAGAGTgaaagcagcaacaagcgCTACTGCGAAAGAGAATGACGACCTGTGGCGACAGTCAAAGAACTGTAAACTCACCAGATATCAATTCCTCAGCCTGTTCTGCTAGCGAGTTCACCATCCGCCACCCCGGATCATGTGCatgtatttataaaatccATGAGTACGTGAAGGCTGCGCACAGACATAGCATCATCCATAGGTAGGATCTCAAACCCCCTGATGACCTGAGTGAGTTCCAGAAAGAGTAAACACCTTAGAAGGATATACTTCTAAAAAACCTGGCACCCGCAAACATGGGGGAGAAATGAGGAAACAGCCCGCCGGGGGATCAAGATACATCCCAGGTGACTAAGCTTACATCACCTGGAGCTCGACAGGGAATTGGGAGTTAAAAAGTCATGGGACCTCACATTAATATGAACAGTAGCCAGAGTTGTATGCAAACTTCATGTAGAGCAAGTGGAGGGATTTATGTCCGATTTCACTGCCAGGGTAGAAGAGAGAAGCGATAACATTCGAATGCAACCAGGCAGACCCATATTCCATCTGCAGAAGTATGCCCACAAGCCCAATGCAGCAGGGTTACCTGGGGATCCTTGTCTACTAACTAGAGAGGCCTATGAATGAAGAACAGAAAATGCGCTCAACAGTAACTCATAGCAGCATATCTCGCGTATCACATGGCTATGGTCATTGTAGTCATGGTAATTCAGTTGCGCACTTCCTTGGCTAAGTTGCTGAGACTTGGTTGTGAGACATTTTGCTGGGATAGCCAAGCTTGATGGCCAGCTATCAAGGTAGACTAGACGTCCGCGTTACTACAAGAAATGATGACGAGCAAAGTGTCTGATACTCTCGGTTCCTGTCTGACCGCATGCTAGAGCAATTTCTTGCAATGACAGAAGCGTGAAAGGTGCGGACCGACATTTTTGGGCCAGTGTGAGCAGATTAGTTGCCTACGAAGCTACTACAGGGATGAACAGACAGGCGTCTGCTCCTCGGAAGACATCGCATGTACTTATGCGCTGTTTGTAGTTGATATCCTGGTTttagagagagaaaaggaggctCACGGAATCCTCGGAGGACTGATCAAACACTCCCTGGTAAGGCCTATTTTGGGAAGCTGTTGACCGCTTGTTCACTGCGCTGGTACCCGAGAAAGCGAGTGGGGGCTTTTGAtcgggaggaagagctggggTGTAATGAGAACTGTCCGTGGCTAATACATGCAGCTCGTGTCCGGAAGCTGGGGCCTGGTAGCTAGCTGCCTGGGAAATGAGCCATGCTTTTGTATGGATCACCGGGTGTGGATATGAGATAGTCAATGCAAACCCTGCAGTTGATGTTAAGCGCCATTTGAGCAGTCAGTTTGAAACCAGAGCCAACTCAGCATGCAACGCTGGGATATCATCTTGGCGAATGAATCTCATATGAACAATAGCAGAGTTGAAGGGTTTGCTTTTTGCATGCCGTGGTTACCATGACTAATTCGTCGACAGCCACTGGCAGCTGTTCGAAGTATGACTGGTTCTTAGCCAACTTTCGCCATCTGCGAGCCAGGAAATTGACTGATCATAACGTGCAAGCCATGAATTGATGGCAGATTGTGAGTCATCAACAAAGTATGTGCTCCAGCGTTAACTGCAGCTCAAGCATGGGGTGGCACATCTTGAATGAGGTCTCCGGTAGAGCAGACGGCAATTACGTAATTGGAAGAAGGGCTTGACCTCAAGCCTTATGAGGCGGCTCCAAACAAGCCACTCTATCACGAATGGTTCATGGCACCCAATAGACAAGAGCGTTGTAGTCGCAACAAGGTAGAATTAAGAGCAGCCAGGAGCCACACGGAGTCGCGGGGCCCGATGTGGTACGACGGGTGATTTCTGGGGATTTCGGGAGCGCCCTACGGCGACGACTGCCGGGTACCGAAAAAGGGGAAGGTCCCGGAATGAGCCAATCAGAAACTAGGGATTATTATCAAAATCCCCACTTGCGGAGATAAGGGCTGTcgcaatttttttttctgcagCGTCCAGGCCCGCAAAAGCAGATGCCCAATATGCAGGGCTCAATAAGCTGTCTGGCTGAAGACCCTTTGTATAGACCCTTTCTTACTATTTATACCGGCTTCCTGTAACCCGTACTGTATCTCTGCCAGTTCTCCTCAAATCGTGTGGGTGTACATCGAGCGCTTGTGTTAACGTTCTTATCCACCGAGGGTAATTCGCAAGCTACCAATCTGGGAATGGCTGATATTGAGACCCATGTCCGCCATAGCCTGGACCAGGGGGCCCACGCAACCATAGAGAAGTCGGCTTCACAGGTAATAGCAGCAGAGGAACAAGATGACACTTTCGACGAGAAATATCCAGAGGGAGGCCTTCAGGCCTGGCTTGTGGTCCTAGGGTCATGGTGTGCAATGGTTCCCTCAATGGGATTGTTGAATACCATTTCAGTCCTCCATGCGTGGACATCCACCCATCAGCTCTCAGAATATTCTGAATCCAGTGTTGGATGGATCTTTGGcgtcttcagcttcttcctATATTTTGCAGGCGCCCAGGTCGGTATGTTTTATCCCAATATCCATATACCAAGATCATCCCAATTTCCACACATCAAGCGCAGCGGTTGATCTGATGATGCCGACAGGTCCGATATTTGACAGCCGTGGACCGCTGCCGGTCGTAGTCCCGGGGTCGATTGGTTTGGTGGTAGCAGTATTCTGCTTCAGTGAGAGCACAGGTTAGTCTTATTTTATGATTGTTCGAAGATGCCACTAACGCATAACAGAGTACTACCAAATCATGCTCTCTTTCAGCGTCCTAGGCGGCCTGTCGTCTTGCTGTCTCTTCACTCctgccatctccgccatcggaCACTGGTTCAATGTCCGTCGTGGCATCGCCACCGGAATCGCCTGTACTGCTGGCGGACTCGGtggcgtcttcttccccctcatCATATTGTATGTCGCCCCGAAATTGGGATTCGCATGGGCCATGCGCATCATCGGGATAATTTGTTTTGTGCTATGCGGTTGTGCATGCCTTCTTCTAAAGACACGGCTCAAGCCCGACACGAAGCGTGGCATGGCGATCGACCTTCGCGCCCTCCGAGAGCCCAACTATGCCCTCACCACACTTGCAGTATGGATGGTCGAGTTTGCAGTATTCGTACCTTATACCTATCTCTGCTCGTACGGTTTATATGCCAATATCGGAGAGTCGCTCTCGTACAAATTGTGTATCTTCCTCAACGTCGGTGCCATCCCGGGACGCGCATTTCCAGGACTTCTCGCGGACAGATTCGGACGGTTCAACGTGATGGCGTTCACTGCATTAGTTTGTGCAATCATGACGCTCGCATTGTGGTATAATGCGGGCACAAACGATGCTGCCATTATCGCGTACTCGGTTATGTTCGGGTTCTGGAGCGGTGCGGCTATCAGCTTGACCCCCGTTTGTATCGCACAGGTGTGTCGAACGGAGGATATAGGCAAGCGAAACGGAACGACGTTCACTCTGGTGAGCTTCGGAACCCTGACTGCGATTCCTATTGCGGGGGCGATACAAGAGAGGGACGGAGGTGCTTTCTGGGGATTGATTCTTTTTGGCGGAATCTTGTATCTTGCGGCGTGTGCTGCATTCGTGGTCGCGAGGGGAGTTGCTGGTGGTTGGAGGCTGAGAACAAAATTTTAGAAGTACATATTCGAAACAAAACATAGaaggataatataataatgcATAGGAATACTAGTAGGGGATTCACTGTTGCGACATTGGCTGACTGAGTGTTTGTAATTGGAACAGGGAGGCTGGCAGACGGGATTAGGAAGACCCTCGCACCGCCTCGCTTTCATGTATAGACTGGCCTGCTCCGGGTGATGAGATTCCAATATCTCCTGTTATAGTGTCGCCAATTATAAATTGTCACTAATATCTATAAAGCGGAGTGAGGCAGGAGTAATCGGTTAGTATGAGGAGAGTAGCTAAGCAATTACCTCCTTTGCATTATTGGTTGCCTCAGGCACATACACTTACATGTTTCCTCTCCGGCACTCCCGGACCAAGTCGCAATTCTAAGCTAGTCTGGAAGCGGGATCTATTGCAATTACTCTGATATGGAGCAGTCTATATTCTGGTAGCATATAGTCCTGGCACCACCAGGCGTCCGGATTCGGAAAATGTACTGTCCAAGCGACTGAAATTGATCACATTACTGGGTGCTTCTGAGCTGTGGTAGGAACAGGGATGTCAGTAGAAGCAGTGCTGAGGAGAGTTTTTCAGGGAAGCGCCCTAGCCGGACTAATAGTCACTTGTTGTAACTTTCTGCTTTCCGGAAGATTAGTTTGCTTTGAGAGACAAGGATCATCGGCATGCCTCTGTCCCGTGTTCCCGATGGATGCAACCCCATGCCTCCGGCAAATGCTGTAAGAGAGACCAGGAGCTTGCATCACAATGCCTCCATTGAAAATGACTTCTCTGGAGCCGGGTTTAACTTAATGATCACTGCGTTGCACAGGATGCGAGTTCGTACACGCTAGCCTCAGTGGCGCGGAATGCACGTTCCCAGGGCTCGACTAATGCAAATGAGGATGCAACCCATTTGCCTTGTTGAATATGGCCACTCAAGGAGAAGCAAGACGAAGCCACAGTGGGTACACTGCATCCCGACGAGTTCCTCCCGGATACGTCCTTGAAGCAAGAATGGGGAATTGGCCTCACTCTGGCCTGAAAGTAATGCAAACTCTTTTAAATGGCATAGCTTGGACGCAACATCTGAGACAGACATCTGGTAAAAGTGACCTCGTAGACAATATTGGTGACACACCGCGGGAGGTGTGTGGAGTGTCGCGAACCGTATGACTCGAATATCATTACTACAACGAACGTATTGCTGCTTGTATCCAGGGGGTTCGGTGCCACCGATTGGTGGATAGGAGAAGTCCGGGAGCATTTGCAAGTGAAATTTCTCTTCGTGActagagaaggaaaaagtaaCGAGAGCATACCGTGCTCTCCGTCCTCGTAAGCTGGATAAGACTCGTTATGTCGGTGGGGGCAAGTTCACCAGGGCAGCCTAGCCTCCATTCTGATGACTGCAAAGTTGGCGTCCAGCTGGGTCATGATACGTGCGCAAGGTATCTCATGGTGGGTAAGCAGTACGAATCGAAACCTGTAGCGTCGACAGTGTGAGTACCCTGCTATCCGGATTGGGAGTTAGATCTCGCCAAtctcgaggaggacgaaaaCCCTTACCTGCACTAGTCAAAGACGGCGAGAAATTGGTGGTCACTAAGAGACCAGACACACACACGGGCGCTTCGGAGCGTTTCAGGCCGCCAGAGAGAGTAGGAAAAGGAGACAGAGCAGAATGAGGACCTTGAGTGACCGGGAAGACACGTGAGTGCCACCAAGGTGCTCATGCTCTCAAGGTGCTCATTCTCTccattttataagtattctGACTTTCAACACCCGCACAACGATTCCTCtcgtttctttccttcctttcggTCATGAATGCTGGTCTTCTCTCACCTGGCAGGTGTATCCAAGATGAGACGGATGAAGGAGGTTGATCATCATTCACCAACCCGTGATTAGAATCCACTTCAGGCGACGGCTGCTGACATTTAGCGTCTTTTCTGGTCAAGCCTATGGTGGGGAAGCAGGGTCAGGCAACGCTCCCTCACTAACCAAGGTTTAGCCATGCTACGAGAGTTATTGCAGGCTGTTATGTAACTCGCCATTCAGCTGCCTCACCCCACAGCCGACTCAAGCCAAATGAGGGGCTGCACCGTCATGTTTGGTGCAGCGTGGAATGGTCATGACGCGCGGATAGCGCAGGAAAATGGCACGACGGATGAAATTGGTTGCTCTGGAAGGACATAAATAGGCCCTCATGCCTCTGGTTGCTCGATCTTTTCTAATTAACCACAACTCAAGTCTCAAGTTCTCAAGCGAAAGCAAAGCCTTCAATCTCAAACTACTTTAGTACATCTTTACCGGTTTTATACCAACTCTGCCAAAATGTCTCCCTGCTCCTGCAACTGCTGCTCTGGCAACtgctccagctgctcctgcGCCTCTTGCAGCGTGAGTAACCCATATTTTTGAGCCACCTGGTCTTGTATACCGGCGAAACCAGAGGAAACTGACCTTGTAATAATTAGCATTAAATGCTGTCGATGCTCGCTCCCCGGCCATGACTTCACCACCGCGCCCCGGCCATCTATACCAATACCACCAATTTCAGGCTGCATCTCGGGCTTGAAGACAACACTTTAGGGTATATTGAGATGGTTGATGTGAAACACTTGGGTGCGCAACTGGGAGTGAATGGAATGTATTCATGATATGGGTTTATGATTTTAGTTGTCTTTTCTATCATGTCACCTACATATAAGCTTCAGGTGTGCCAAATACAATAGAAAAGGCTTTTTGGGAGGATAAACTTGTTCCGCAATAAACAGATAATCGTAGATAAAGTTGTCAAAAGGCAACGCTATGAAGCCTCTGCAGACTCCATGCAGATGCACGGGTCAAATGCATGTGGTGAAACGTTGGACAGCACTCCACAGGTTGATCGCAGTCGCGTTCACTATTTCGACCTCCACTACAGAAGGGTTCGAGACAAGCACGGGAATAGCCGCAAGGGGCAAGAGCTTCCAGATGGCTTGCTTTTTACAGCATGGaatgcatcatccacatgTTGGCGGCGGATTCCGCATCGGAACTTTCCCCGATAGGAAGCATCCAACGTGACTCAATTGGCAGGATCCACGAACAGCCAAAGAGATTTCAGGCTTTTAGACTCTGAGGACTGGATTAGGGGTCTCAACTGTGTGGGCCTTTGCAGTTTGCGTCTGCCGATGGAGCTCTCGGTTAAGCTAGAATATGACTGCATCATCGCAGTGCGATTATGGGGCCAAGACGCAAGGGATATTTGACAGCGCCTCGTACTGCGTGCTGTACATGACATCTGCTATGATGATATTTCTCTGATATTGTTCAGATGTGTTGCTTCTGTATCGGTCTATGTCTTCTGTCTTCATTCCTGTGACCATGAGGTAGGAGTATCGACAACGATTAGGCTAACCAAGAAGGCAAACCGCAGCATTCGTGTAAGACATGGGGCTAAAGATTAGCGAGGACTACTAGTTCACGAGGAGCGAATAGAACTAGGAGGAATTATGTAGGAGACAGGCATCCATCGACCACTGTTTCGCTTGGGGTTAGACAGCGGCAACTTCGGATTTGTTTCCTGATCAGTTCGATCAACTGTGGCGTTTTCTAGTCGGCATTAAGCGCCGCAGGGTGGTCCACTACGAAGAAGGAAATTACTAAATCTTTATGAATGCGTCTATTATCCATCTAAGACAACCCTGGATAGGAGCCATGCGATTGGATTAAGATGGTGGACTGGTGTGAGTACCTGCTTGGTCGCCGAGAAGTGAGCAAATAACTTACAGCGCCAGTCGGGGGACATCCGATATCACGCTGAATCTGGGTTTGGGCAGCAGGGGCACACCAACCAGGCTATGCACGTAGTAGAGAGGGGGCGGACAATGGATCGGGCCAACCGGTGGCATGCGCGACGAGGGAAGCGGTACCTTAGTGGAGGTCTAGCCCGGTTGAGGTGGGCTGGGCTTAATCTCTTCCGCCGACCATCGTCCTcgcttcctccccacccgtATCCACGGCACCTGTCTGACagcccatcaccatcaccctcatcatTATTACCAAcgttcttcctccgctgACTTTCCACCAAGGTCCTACCTGCTACAAATCCCTCTCCTGATTTTGTTTGCAGCGTGAAGTGAATGGTGGTGTGATGGTGACAGTCTGATGATGGCCATACTCGATTGTctcatgaagaagaagataccCCTGCTCTTGGAGCGATATTCTtgcatgaagatgatgcagaacGTGGGATTTGACAAATGTAGTTGACTCAATCATTGGCTAACACTCGCCAAAGCAATAGTCAGACAGATAAGTTAAATGAATAAACGAGTCAGAGGCAGGCTACCTTGTTAGTGTCGGGGACCGGGCCTGTCCACGCTCTCAAGGTCCTCACAAGGTCCTCACCTGGAAAATCTCTGCCACGCACTTCCATTATATAAGACCGTGACGCAACAATGGCCAAACTGAGGAAATGATCAGAGCCGTCAATTCTATTCTCTCATCTTTCAATTATCTGAGTGACATACAATCTCAAGATTCTCAAAATGTCGTTCAATCCTAATGATGTTGACCTCGACACGGCCGACCCAACGGAGATCATTTGCTATCTCAACAAGTCAGAAAATGACTACAACGGCCAGCTGGGCGCCCGCATTTCGGCTATTTTCGTGATCTTTGCCGTTTCAACTGCAgtgaccttcttccccgtcgTCGCCAAGCGCATCCCCAGGCTGCATATCCCACTCTACGTCTACCTCTTCGCTCGTTACTTCGGTGCTGGTGTTATTATTGCAACAGCTTTTATCCATCTTCTGGACCCCGCATACTCCGAAATCGGCCCGCAGTCATGTGTTGGAATGACCGGTAACTGGGCAGATTACTCCTGGTGCCCTGCGATCGTTTTGACTTCGCTCATGTGCATTTTCCTCCTTGACTTTGGTGCTGAGCGTTATGTCGAAGTCAAGTATGGCGTCTGCAGAGAGGACCCCGAGCCAATCATGACCAGTGCAGTGGATAACTCGACTGTGGACAAGGCATCGCCCGGAAACTCTAGGAAGAGCGAGGCTGATGTGGAGGAGTTGTCCACCACTGACACATTGATCGAAAGGTCCTTCAAGCAACAGATTGCCGCCTTCCTCATTCTCGAGTTCGGTGTTATCTTCCACTCCGTCATCATTGGTCTGAACCTGGGAGTTACCGGCGACGAATTCGCGACTCTCTATCCGGTCCTTGTATTCCACCAGTCCTTCGAGGGTCTGGGTATCGGAGCTCGTATGTCCGCCATTCCTTTCCGCAAGGGCAGCTGGCTGCCGTGGATCCTTTGCAGCTTGTACGGATTGACCACGCCCATCTCGATCGCTATTGGCCTTGGTGTCAGAACTACATACAACTCTGGCTCCTACACTGCCAACGTGGTCTCCGGTGTTCTGGACTCCATTTCTGCCGGTATCCTCATCTACACTGGACTGGTTGAGCTTTTGGCCAGAGACTTCCTCTTCGACCCCCACCGCTCCCAAGACAACAAGAGACTGGCATTTATGGTCATCACCATGCTCTGGGGTGCTGGTATTATGGCTCTTCTCGGAAAGTGGGCTTAAGGTCAGATGAAGGTGTTGTTGTGAAATCGTGTGTCGCTTCTGTTAAGATTCCGTCGCTGGTTCTGATATCCGTTGCTCAtgcaaccttcttcttgctcataTTGCGCCCATTTGCTGTTCGAAATACCCTTGCATTCTATTCCAAAATTCTTTGTCATGTCCACATATGTATGGAGGATAATAATTAGCTAGGACGAAAGTGCTCAGACtgataaagatttattttccCTCTGTCAACATAGACCTGCACATCTACGTACTCTTCCATGAACTAAAGTGACTTTTATCTCGATAATCTACTACTTATGAGATAGGCTTCTATGAATGAATAATCAAAACCTCGAGCTGGTCGAAGAACAAAGGTTCCTCCTGTCTACTTCAGTTTCTGGCTTAGATCTAATTCGAGGGAAGATGTACCGTCGAGAAGCACGTGCCACCTTAACTGTCTTCCAATTCTGCTAGTACTCGTCGCCTACTCAGTACCAACCAAGCTACAGATATGCTGAGACTTTATCGAGGCGCGCCCCCTTCTCCAAAAGACATTGAACTGTGCACATATTGAACAGAATGTGGTCCTACTGAAGCTGATTGAAGGCATACCATTGTGCAACAGATTCCTTCGAGGGTCTACTACAGACAACCACAGCAACATCGTGttttccaccatcaaccaTTCAAGCTAAGTTAGTTTCTTTCAATCTCCATAACACTTCAACTGTTTTTACCCTCATCATTCCATTCACGTCCGCATTGACTAATCAGTATCTTCATACCAGGACTCTTCCAATCACCTACACCACTCGAGATCCCACCGTGAACATCCCAACCAACGCCCCTTTCAGCtactcaacaacaacctaaCTAGAAGGCGCCGTATCCTTGACAGTGGGATAATAATACCCACTCTCATCCAAGCTCGACGTATCCCAATACACCTGGTAAACATCGGTGACATTGGTCTCCTTGAGACGGAACACATCACTCAACTCGCCAGACGACTCCTCCCACATGAGATAAGAGGCATAGAAGAGGAAGTTATCAGTGACGGCATCAGAAGGCGTATCGATTCCGTTGCCGGTGAAACCAACAGGCAGGATCTCGTCGGCCGTGGGACGGATATAGAACAGGGTGTCGGAGTCGAGGGTGACGCcgtcggtggtggcggtggtaaTTAATTCGGTGTCGGTGATGACGACTGCAGCATGGTTAGTGAGATTGTTCTGTGCATGTGGTTTGGAAGGAATGCTGACAGGTGACGTCGGTGGTGACGGATCCATAGGGCCAGAGAGATGAGTCGCCGGCGTAGGCGAGACCTGATGCGAATGTCAGCATGTTATTTGGAACTGAGTTGAGATGACTATGTACCATCGGAATAGAAGAACTTGAGACCGGAAGCGGCGACACCCCAGGCATACAGACTGAACGATCCGCTAGGGTTGCGCTTCTCAAGGTTGGATTCGATCTTTGCAGACGGGGCGGCAAGGGCACCAGCGGCCAGAGCCaaggcggagatgatggaggacTTCATGGTGAGCAATACTAGTCTTTGAGTACTGAAGACTTACGAGAAAACTAGATACAATGTTGACGAGAGAACAGTCCCGCTTTATATCCTCTGGTCATCAGCGAGGGAACTATCTTCACCCAACTGCATCAGCCCCACCATGCAACATGATTGCCTAAGCTTAAGTTCCTTAGGGATTTGGGGTCCATAAACAAACCAATTACAGACTGAGGACTCTTATTCTGTTATTTCTAATCTCGTATAGACTATAGGCATACGTATGCAGACCAACTGTATACGGGATAGCGGCGACTAGCGCTGGGACTCCCGGCTTGGCCTCAAGAGCCTTCGGAAGGACATGGACTGAAATATATACGCTCAGGTGCCATTTCATGATTTGAAGATGTCACGCGGCTGATTGTTTTACAGACACTCACTCATTGGTTGGTCGTTCGTATTATGCGAACCACACTGGCTGGAATGAAAGAAATGTACGATTTGTGATGAAGCTTTACGAAACAAGAACAATAGCCTCACCCCACTACAGCTCTCCTCGACCTTGCGATGAGGCGAAAAGTGGAGATTTTTGCAAATATGCCCacttaataatctttatctAATCCGTGCGAACCAAGTTTGACGGTGGGCCAGAGATCTAGATCGCAGCTCAACATCGGAAATCCCGAGATTCTGCAGACATTCCAAATATATTGCTATCCTGCAAGCCAATCGAGCTTTCTCTGTTCCATACATCAGCACACACTGTTCAATTCCACAATGACATCACAAAGTACTATTCATCAAAcgtctatatttataatgtATCCATAATAGCATCACCCAACAGGTCCCCCTACTCAGGCACCCCCCTCAAAGTCACCACCGTATCCCTCACACTCTCCCTCAACCCGCGATAAACCAGCCCCAAATCGCCCACCGACGCCGAATTATCAAACCCATACTTCGGCCCACCCTCCGGATACTCCCCATCCCTCAAcgcctcccccccttccGGCAACCCCCCCTTAACCTCGGGAAACTCCTCCCCCAGAACCTCCACAATCTCCCTATTACAAAACGCCCCGGCCGTCAAAAAGTACCTCTTCCCATCCGtcacctcccccttctccaacgCCACCGCATGCGCCATCGCCGCATCCCTCACATCCACCCAAAACGCACTCCCCGTCGCCGGACACTTCTCCCTAAACTTCCCCGCCACGAAATCCCTAATCCTCGTATTCGACGTATTCACCTCCCCCAGATTCCTCAACGACCCAGGCACAACCGGCCCGAATATCAACGACGGATTCATCACCGTCAACCCAAAGCTcggcttctccctctccataaACCCCCACGCTTCCCGCTCCGCCAGCGCCTTACTCGTCCGATACCCAGCCTGCCCCTGCGCATTCGCAGGACTAACCGCCTCTTCCCAGGACACGTTATTCCAATCCTTCTCGGAATACTTGCTCCCCGCAGGTTTATGGGGATTCCACATCGCCGCGAACGACGACGTAATCACCACTTTCTTCACCGTAGGTGCGTACTTCTGCACGGAACTTAATATCCCGATGGTGCCATTGACAGCTGGATCTAACATGTCTTTCTTGATATTGTCGATGCTGTAGTGGAACGGACTCGCTGTGTGGATTACACCG
This genomic window contains:
- a CDS encoding uncharacterized protein (COG:S;~EggNog:ENOG410Q2TK;~SECRETED:SignalP(1-17)), whose product is MKSSIISALALAAGALAAPSAKIESNLEKRNPSGSFSLYAWGVAASGLKFFYSDGLAYAGDSSLWPYGSVTTDVTFVITDTELITTATTDGVTLDSDTLFYIRPTADEILPVGFTGNGIDTPSDAVTDNFLFYASYLMWEESSGELSDVFRLKETNVTDVYQVYWDTSSLDESGYYYPTVKDTAPSS
- the ZRT1_1 gene encoding high-affinity Zn(2+) transporter zrt1 (COG:P;~EggNog:ENOG410PFZ2;~InterPro:IPR004698,IPR003689;~PFAM:PF02535;~TransMembrane:8 (o33-55i67-89o109-131i194-217o223-242i254-277o297-317i329-347o);~go_component: GO:0016020 - membrane [Evidence IEA];~go_component: GO:0016021 - integral component of membrane [Evidence IEA];~go_function: GO:0005385 - zinc ion transmembrane transporter activity [Evidence IEA];~go_function: GO:0046873 - metal ion transmembrane transporter activity [Evidence IEA];~go_process: GO:0030001 - metal ion transport [Evidence IEA];~go_process: GO:0055085 - transmembrane transport [Evidence IEA];~go_process: GO:0071577 - zinc ion transmembrane transport [Evidence IEA]), yielding MSFNPNDVDLDTADPTEIICYLNKSENDYNGQLGARISAIFVIFAVSTAVTFFPVVAKRIPRLHIPLYVYLFARYFGAGVIIATAFIHLLDPAYSEIGPQSCVGMTGNWADYSWCPAIVLTSLMCIFLLDFGAERYVEVKYGVCREDPEPIMTSAVDNSTVDKASPGNSRKSEADVEELSTTDTLIERSFKQQIAAFLILEFGVIFHSVIIGLNLGVTGDEFATLYPVLVFHQSFEGLGIGARMSAIPFRKGSWLPWILCSLYGLTTPISIAIGLGVRTTYNSGSYTANVVSGVLDSISAGILIYTGLVELLARDFLFDPHRSQDNKRLAFMVITMLWGAGIMALLGKWA
- a CDS encoding uncharacterized protein (COG:G;~EggNog:ENOG410QDAM;~InterPro:IPR020846,IPR011701,IPR036259;~PFAM:PF07690;~TransMembrane:12 (i48-76o88-105i117-134o140-163i175-199o205-229i250-272o284-304i316-335o341-368i380-398o404-427i);~go_function: GO:0022857 - transmembrane transporter activity [Evidence IEA];~go_process: GO:0055085 - transmembrane transport [Evidence IEA]), whose translation is MADIETHVRHSLDQGAHATIEKSASQVIAAEEQDDTFDEKYPEGGLQAWLVVLGSWCAMVPSMGLLNTISVLHAWTSTHQLSEYSESSVGWIFGVFSFFLYFAGAQVGPIFDSRGPLPVVVPGSIGLVVAVFCFSESTEYYQIMLSFSVLGGLSSCCLFTPAISAIGHWFNVRRGIATGIACTAGGLGGVFFPLIILYVAPKLGFAWAMRIIGIICFVLCGCACLLLKTRLKPDTKRGMAIDLRALREPNYALTTLAVWMVEFAVFVPYTYLCSYGLYANIGESLSYKLCIFLNVGAIPGRAFPGLLADRFGRFNVMAFTALVCAIMTLALWYNAGTNDAAIIAYSVMFGFWSGAAISLTPVCIAQVCRTEDIGKRNGTTFTLVSFGTLTAIPIAGAIQERDGGAFWGLILFGGILYLAACAAFVVARGVAGGWRLRTKF